In Setaria italica strain Yugu1 chromosome I, Setaria_italica_v2.0, whole genome shotgun sequence, the genomic window CATCGAGATCTGAAATCCCCAAATCTACTGGTGGACAAGAATTGGGTTGTGAAGGTAACATACAAGCTCCCTTATGACACTGACATTACGTGTAATCTATATCACTGGTTGCTTCATAACTTTTTGCTATTAGGTTTGCGATTTTGGTTTGTCAAGAATGAAGAACAAAACCTTCCTGTCATCAAGATCAACAGCTGGAACAGTAAGCCTGCATGATTTTTGGCTATTTTATTACAAGTTTTTGTTCTCCTGCACTCTCCCAAAAAGTATATCGCATAATCCTAAAGCATTTGTGGTTTAACAGCAGGTGTAAATTATGCTGCCAGTTACCACCAAATTTCTTGGAGTgtgtgcaatttttttttgagagtaCAGAAGCACTTACATCGTTATGAATATATTTATTCTAATTTTGAGTTATCTAGCTGTGTAAACTATAAATTATCTTCACCGTTTGTTCTGAAAAAAGTACAAATACCTGCCTCCGGGTCTTGTCTAGTTAATATTAACATTAATTGCATCAGGTATTAATAAACTTTCTCCATCGTGCTCCTTGCATATGGAAAAGGAATGAAATATTTGAaggtataattttttttttctcaaacatgcAGGAGAGCTACGTGTCATTACATTAATAAGGAGTTGTGATTACAATGCAAATTGGTaacaaaaaaacagaaataagaaaaatgcCACTGAATAAGAAAATAGAATGACCAAGAGGGGATGGGGGCTACTAGCAAGACAGCAGGTTCCTTAGCTCCTGCGCCCCAGCTGCACACCACGAGTTAGAGGCACACACACCATGACTCCATGAGTTAGAGCCTTCAACATCCACTGTAGCTGCGGACCCAGGGTTTCTCAGCTACGCATTCAAACTTTAAACGTAGATAAGTATTTACTAAAAAGGAGAATTTTTCATAGCAACAAACTACATACAATAAATTGAGCCAACAAAAACATGTTTTTGGATAATCAGAGGGCCAACATGTTGCATACTTATGCATATATCTAATGCATACAATACATAGTCAGGTTTCCAGCAAAAAAATTGGTCATTCAGCTGAGTGCCCTTGAATCAAGGGAGGTCTGCCCCTGCCGCTGCCTGGATCATTGTGTTCATGGTCCCATGTGACAAGGATTACCAGGGAGTTGAGCCTTTTCTCTGAATTGTTTGTCTACTGATTTGAGTGCACGGCAGTACCAGCTGGTGAAGATGGCTGGGTCTGCCTGTGGAGATACCCCTGGAGGCCAATCATTTGGACTTCAGAGCAGGATGAACCACACCTCTCTGGCAACCAAACAAGAGACCATTGGGCATTGGATGATGTCATTGGCCTGATGACATGTTGGGCATCTCGCTGGGTGTGGTAGCTCACGCCTGATCAATATCCACCATCCTACATCTATTGTGGATCCTGAGCCATAAGAATTTGCATCATAAAGGAGCATCACATCTCAATACACGCTTCCATGGTGCAAATCTGATGCATCAAACATAGAAAGCTCGGTAGTTCAACTTGGTAGAGTAGATCTCCAAAGCTGATAGTTTCCAGACATGTTGATCCTGCAACCCATGCTGCAAGGACGCTTGCTCTAGGAGGTCCTGGTCCTGCTGATACTCATCCACTGCCCGTACAGATAGGGTTCCCTGAAGGTACAATTTTGACCACCCTAATATGGAAGGAAGATTGGTGATGATATTCGCAGAGTTATGAATGGAAAGGTGTAAAACCTTGCATTATTTTTCACTTCATAGTAAAGTTCTCTATGGACTTGTCTGGTAGCCTCAATTCTCTTGTGAAGATGCTATAGTCATCACATATCCAACACTCATTTCATTAATTACTATTTGTAGAATAAAGTGGGTGGAATGCTATGTTTCATGTAAATATACCAGTTTATGCCTTCTATGTTAAGGACCTGGGTGGTTTGGCTTGTGTTCATTCTATAAGCCGGTTTTTTGCACTGCTTGTGCATAATAAACAACTACCTTTTTTAGATAAAGTCAAAAGGCTGTTCCCCCTTTCGTAGGGCTCTGCAAACTCTCATGCTCTAGGAGCAATCCTCTCCTACCTTTAGCTTCTGCCTTCTGCATGTGAGATTTCAGTTAAGTCCAAAACTACTAACTGTCTAGATTCTAGAGACAACTGTAACTCTGCTGATAAGATTAACCTGGGTGAGCACTGTTAAGTGTGTTTAGGTTAACTTGTGCTATCTGTTCGTATACCACTTTAAAAGTTGTAGTTGGTTCAAGTGCTACGTTAAGTCACTACTGAACAATTGTGCTGATGTGCAGGCGGAGTGGATGGCTCCAGAAGTACTTCGTAATGAACCATCAGACGAAAAGTAAGCTCTACTGGAAAGACTTGGTTCAAATATGACCTTATATTGAATTATTTTGTGCCTGCTGAAACTGTTTTATGTGTTGGCAGATGCGATGTTTTTAGCTATGGAGTCATATTATGGGAGCTATGTACTCTATTGCAACCTTGGGAAGGAATGAACGCCATGCAAGTTGTCGGAGCAGTTGGATTTCAGAATCGTCGCCTTGATATTCCAGATAACATTGATCCTGCCATAGCAGAGATAATAGTGAATTGCTGGCATACGTTAGTATTCTTAACTTTCTTGGTGCATTTAAAAAATACTGCAGAGTCATTCCACAAGCATTCCATCCTCCTACTTGGTATGCATTTTTTGTCAGCTAAATTCTCTTTGTTATTCGTCATAGGGACCCAAAGTTGCGGCCATCGTTTGCAGATATCATGGCCACATTAAAACCATTGTTGAAGAACCTGACCAGCAATCAAGCACCAAGGCAGACAGCTCAACAAACAGATCAGTAAGACGAGGAGATTAGCAACTGGCCAACGTCCGTAACTTATAGGATTATTTCTGTACAGTAACAGCAAGCTTGTGGTCAAAGATGAGAAAAATCTGTGATGTTGGTCTGTTTGCTACTCTATCCAACTACTGGTGTAAGTTTTAAGAGTGGCAATGTGACGTCAAGCCCGCTTGCCATTGATCCGGATTTGAGACCAACGCTGGTATACCCGTGAAAGAAGACGAAGGGGCGAAGGGGTATGATCAAAGCAAGAAATTGTGCCGAACAATAATGTTTTTGGCACAGTGGAACGCTTGAATCAGGAACTGATGTGGCAGGCGGAATGGGGGGCCTTTGTTCATACCatctctcctttttctttcgTTGTGTGCGTCACCAAATGGTGGGTATTTATGTGTAAATGTCAACAGTAATGTGCTGTCAaccaaggaaaaagaaagagaaaaggttGCTCAGCTTGTGCAGCGAGTTTGGACTCACCTCGTGGCTGATGTGTGACCACTTTGCTCAACATGTTGAGGTTGGCCGCTGGGGCTCTTCGTTACATACCatgtctgtttttttttttcgttcTCACTGAATGCTCACCAGCTGGAAGCCTCTGCTCGCATCAAGTTGATGATCTGCTGTCGCTGTCGCCCGGTTTTGCATTCCGTCGCCATCTCTTGGGTTCGAAAGCAGCGAGCGTGCCGTGACGCTACGGCAGATCACATAGTCACGGAAGAAATCACGGTTACTCTGTCTCGCCGTCGGCCCGCCTATCGAACCTTCTCATGGCAGCTCCGTCAAAtcggccgccggcccgccggtCGTCAGGGACAAGGCGCATGGGATCAGTCTTCGCGAATCCCACaggaacggcggcggccgcggccgacggCGGACGGTCGGGGCGGCGAGACCAGGGGCCGACCGAAACCAAGGGTCTATCTGTAaataatttggatcgcgatttaataatcgcgatccaaatgaGGGGGCTATTTGTACAATGTAGGGGTTAATatgaaaatatttggatcgctaTTATTAATCTCGATCCAATCGAAGGGTGTATATGTAAAACTCTGAGGGCTATCCGTAAATATCCCCGGCCGGCGACATGACAGCCGCGGCGAGCTCATGCTGCCACCGGCGACGTCCGCTGGCACCGCGGTGCATCACGTGCTCGCCGTCATTTGAATCCACGGGCCAGGCCGCCGCGCCCGGATTCCTCGCGAGCCACCATGGCGCTTATGGCTCGCCGAGGCGACGCCCGTCCCCAGATGGCGGCCGCGCTGCTCGTCGCCTCGTATATCTCCGGCCACGCATTCTACTCGCCAAGGTATTGATCTCTTCCTCCGATTGCTCCATTGTGTGCACGCCAATGCCGCTATCTGGGCTCGAATGGGATCGAGCCCCCAACGCTGCAGAGCGGCCACGAAGTCCTTCGTCTTGGGCCTCGACGCGAAGTCCTCGTCGAACtcacggcggcgctggcgagTACGGTGGAGATGAGCGAGGCGCTTCTCCCTGCGGTTGATCTTGATGGACCAGTAGCGGGGCTTGGGGCCGAACACGACTCAGTGTCAGTGGTCGGTCTGCCCCCTCGGCCCGACGGCCCCTCCAGTCCCAGAATTGGCAAATCCCACGAGCGGAGCCCGAGCGCACGACGTCGCAATGCCAGCGCGCGCGACGCCTCCGCGCCCGCTTCGACATGACCAGTTCCCGGCCACGAAAAGCTCCGCAAACCTCGGGCGCACGCACATCGTCGACATGCCAACGGACGCACGCCGCGCTAGTTAACCCGATCGGCCCCGTCTCGGAAGCCAAGACCTATCACCCGAGCGCGAACGCGAGCTACGGAAcccaccggccggcggcgagcagccaGAATTATTAGCAGGGCGCGCTATGGCGGGCGTCTTCTGGGGTGGCGGGAGGGCGGACGAGGTGGCCGACTTCGACGAGTACGACCCCACCCCCTACGGCGGCGGCTACGACATCGCCCTCACCTTcggccgcccgctgccgccctccGAGGANNNNNNNNNNNNNNNNNNNNNNNNNNNNNNNNNNNNNNNNNNNNNNNNNNNNNNNNNNNNNNNNNNNNNNNNNNNNNNNNNNNNNNNNNNNNNNNNNNNNTCCCACGGGTCCGCTGCTGGgtacggcggcggtggtgccggCGGGTACGCGAGGCGGCTCAGCTCATGAGGAGGAGACCCACGGCTCTGTGGGTTCTGGGTACGGATATGGGAGGAAGGGacacgaggacgacgacgacgacgagcagaAGGCGTACCGGAAGCCGAAGCCGGTGTACGGGGACGACGGCGAGCACCAGGCCTACCGGAAGCCGAAGCCAGCGtacggggacgacgacgagcacCAGGCGTACCGGAAGCCGAAGCCGGCGGCGTACGACGGGGACGAGAGGCCCAGCTACGGCCGCAAGAAGAACGTGAGTGTACGCCGTTGTTGGGCCTTAACTCAGAGTATGGGGCCGTCACAGACCATGTTTTGTTGGTCGTCTTGATGGGCCTTACGTTAGTCTAAACGTGGGTGGGCTCGGGCGAGGCCGACTTGCTAACGGCGTTTATTGATCTGCTGAGCCATCATCATTGcagggcgacgacgacgactccgatGACGACGACAAGAGGAAGCCGCGTTACAAGAAGTACGACGACGAtgactccgacgacgacgacaagaaGAAGCGTTACGAGAAGAACAACCGTCGCCGCCACGATTACGATGATTAAGCCATGCGATAATCTCAGACTGATGTGTATCATCTAATCATCCCTTGACTGCATGTACTGCTGGTAAATAAGGCGGGGGGAACAGTTCTGCTTCCCAAACAGGCATCCGTCATTTCCGTTTGCTTCTCAAACTTTTCTGCTGTTGTGGCCACCCCTgaactttttttgtttttctgctTCTCAAGCATGCATCCAATTTGTGTGCTTTCGGATTCTTTTGGAATAAAATCAGTACTCATCTGATTTATACTTACTTGGTTCATGGCAAAGGGTACGGTGTCAACTGGAAATGGCACCATTCATCCATTACTCGTAGCAACTGTTGAGACCAAAATCCAACATTATAACTGCGTGTTATAGGAGTCAGGAGACGCACTCGCGGGTGTATGTGTGCAGTGCGCGCGTGCTGTGGTGCGTATGCGACTATGCGTGCGTCATCTGTAACAgtaaaagaggaagaaaaaaacgAACCCAGCAAGTAGCTTTGTACTGCGGACAGCTGCTGTGACCCTGCTTCCCGTGGTAAATGGCGTATGCGTGTGGGCAAGGCTTCCCAGGTACAAAAACGTACAAGCAATTCACGCCCCTGCTCGTCTTTTCAGCTGGAAAAGCATTGTTGGGTGTATATGCGATGTCATCAGGGCCATCTTCTCCGTGTAGTATCTCACGTACACTTGTTTGGCCGTTTCTcgtgccaattttttttttcacctttCTGTTTCACGCGGTGCTCGCATGATCATAGTACGAGATGTTACTTTGTTACAGTTTCGAGCTCTCACAGTCACACCTCGCAACTCGTAGCTGTTCTCCGtcttcccttccttctcctctcttTAATTCGTGCCCCAAGTCCCAACAACAGTTTTGAGCTTTCACTGCTTGCTGGAGTTGCTGGTGAGCAGAAGCAAGTGATCTCCTCCTCATTCCTCACGGGAGTGCACGCGCGCTGCGTAACTCGAGCCAGCCCGAGTGGAAACGGCCGGATTATTCCGCGTTAGTTCCTCCTGACTCCTGAGCCAGACACGGGGCGCCTTTTTGCATCGGCTCAGGCGCTCAGCCAGGCCCTCCTAACCTAAACAATcagtcaaacaaacaaaccaaaTTAACCACAAAAGATGCTGCATGCTGTCTGCCTGGCAAGGTAACCAAGAATCCAATAAATCTctgagaattaaaaaaaataacaatataGTTGGTTTCAGGTACATTATCAGAAGAAAGTTGTGCTCACTAGGTAATACTGTATATTGCAAGATAAGGAGGGAAACTTATGGGAGAATCACGTTTGGTCCTATTCAGTGATAGAGCGTAGGCACACCACAATGGTTGTCTGCCATCATGctcgaaaaaaaaaagcacaaacACAGATAAGCTATAGAATGCATTGTTCAGACTACAGGTAGACATTTCAATAAGACTGTTGGGTGCGCCTTAGGAAGTCTAAGGCTAGGGACTCCCTTGTGTGTAAGACATTTCAATAAGGGCTTGTGAGGGTTAAGGACTTGTTGTAATATTTAGGGATCTCTTTGTAAAGTCTAGAGATCTATTTGTAATATTCGATTCCACCAATGGAATTAATATAaacaacctcctcctcctcctccctataaatagagccctAGGGTTTGGAAGTGAGGACTTTTAACCATTTGTTCATTTAATTCACTTGTTTGTTCTctcccttctctttctctctatAACCTGTTCGGGATTCCTAATCCTACCAGTGATGCCCACCGTGATTTTTGCAAGAAATAAAAGTTCACGATTTACCACCAAAGGAGAAAAATATATAGAGCGAAGCACATGTTTCTTGTCTCCATTTAAATTACTTTGATCACGTAACCTTCGTTCCTTTCGTCAGGctttacaaaaaaaatatagtatTCCTAATCACGCTGTATATTTAAGGGGTTCTGCATGGTGCATCCAGTTAGGGACGTAACCTGCATAGGACTTCCTGGTGACGTCATTTAGCTGGGCAAAAATTTTCGCTAAGCAAAGGTTCACTCCGCGAGGCTGCACAAGATACTACAAAGACAACTCTTGAAAGCTTGCATATTTTAGTCTATCATGGAGGGTGTTCAGCTACCTCTACTAGGCCATTTTCGTGCACATGAGTCCTAATCATCCTATTTCTTTTCATGACTCGTACTCAAGATAAGAACAGGATAGGCTCGTCACCCTCCCAGCTGCCGGCTACCGCATCCATGGCGCCGGCACCGAGCAATGCTGTTGCCCAGGGAACACAGCTAATATCGCTTACTCAGAACCATCAGCAACAAACGAAGGAACCTCGCAGCTTTTAGAACCCTCAGCAACAAGCGAAAGGAACCTTGCAGCAAGAGTCGACCTCCGCGACAAGAACCCTCGCAGGGCCATCGACAACGACCTCCGCAAGAATCCTCGAGGCTGACGAGAACCTCACAGCAAGCATCAATCAACGCAGCAAGCTCGATCCTCGTGGAAACAATCCCAGCGGCAAGCGTCGATCTCAAGGAGGAAAGCTGCATTCTAGTTTTGGCAATTTAGCAACTCATCAACAACGTCGTTACAGTCAGTCCTGCATGCATGCGAGGTTGCCAGGCACCAAGGAAGAGCGAGGACGCAGACCATCGATCCAAACCACACTCATCACCGTACGCTGCATACAACTCGAAACTGGTTAACCTCGCAAAGTCGCAATCCGGACGCACGTGAGGCTAGAAGCCAGCACGGTTAACCTCGCAAAGTCGCAATCCTAACGCACGCAAGGCTAGAGATCAGCACGGTTAACCTCGCAAAGTCGtaagtcaagttgtactcggaAACTCCAGCCAGAAGCCAACGCTCGCAGCAAGAGCTGAACCCTCGATGCTTCTGTTCAGATTTTGCTAAGGTTAAAAAAACATTTTCTTCCTAATGACCTTGCCAAGGTACTAATAAGAAAAGAACTTTGATGGCATTTTCTGGTCAGCGGAAGCTAGAAAATTAGAACGAACTTTTGAGTAGGGTAGGCTAGCAGTTTCACCTCCGATCTGTGGTCTCCGAGCTAGCAACTCCTCCATGGTCAAAGCATAAAGACAGCAATGCAGCACCGTCCGTCACCTACGTGCGCATGCGCACCCCTGCATGCATTACCTACACGCATGCAACACCCTAGCTTTTCCGGAGCAAAGCTGGAAGCACCGACACATATGCTCTAGATAATCAAGTGCATGATCGAAGCTGGCAGGACCTgccaatatattttttttcaagcatCTGCAGAACCCTCGATCATCAAAAGAAGCACCGGATTTCTTTCATTTTATCTCCCTAACAACACTAAGGTAAAATAATGCAAGTGGAATTTCAGCACTTGACCTGGAGTTTCCGAGTTTTATCGCGGTTAAGTTAAAATACTTAAACATAGCATAGCGCACTGCTCAAGACCTTAGAGTGAAAGACGCTCAACCCTCGAGGCTAGAACCCTCGCAGCGAGCACAACTTCCAGGCAAGCTCAATCCTCGCCGCCTCGCGGCAAGTGCCGACCTCTACAGATCATTCAACCCTCATTCAACCCTCGAGGGTCCTCCGGCCGTACACAAGACAAGCACAGAGCTAGGATGCACCTTCCATCAGTGAACCAGGGCAGGAAAGCTACAAAACAGGCAGTTTGCTACAAGCAGTCCAAATGCAATGGCCGATAGGCCAATCATCGAGCTACCGGCAACATCGAAGCTGCCAGCAAGCTTTTCCCTCAGCGACAAGTTAGGTGGCAACCTCTGCCACCCCACCGACGGCCTGCAGATCACCTCAACAAGCCAGAACCCTCGCTTGGAACAAGCTGCAGGACCTCAGCTATAAGCAAAAGTGTGCATTTAAAAGGTCCAAGAAAACAAACCTCGAAGGTACCACTTTGAGTGTTCATCCAATTTACAATGCCCAGCTACTTTGTCCAAGTGTTCCGTCTTGTTATGATCCCGCTTTAACCCTTGCCTTTTTGAAAGTGAAATGCAAATTTTTATATTCGCAAAACAACAAACCCTAAAGGTGGCAGAACACTTGTACACACTTTGCCTAGAGCCCTAGAGGGGCTACCCCTAGAAACTCACTTATTTTCCTTAGAAATTTTTCTCACTAACTTGCAGAATTTCACCAATGCAAGTATCCCTTTACCAACATGTCACTAACATATTCGAGTTCAACTCATTTTCAATGCAATATTTTATCCCTCATGAGACTAAGTTTAAATTGATATTCGAAGCAACCAAAAATTGCAATATCGATTAGAACATGACGCTCAGAAACTAAGTCCACAAAAGCTTGAGCAAAGCAAGCTTTCATCAACTTATCTATTTATTTGTATCGTTACCATATCGCGGTTGGATGAGGCATGTTGACCTTCGATCGGGGCATCCTAAAAAAACAAGTTACATATTATGTATTGAAATTTTTTCCACTCTAATATGCAAGTTCTCACCGTTGTAAGTATCTCTCCACCCACTTAAGCTAACTCTTGTATATTAGACCCtcgcattttttttattttcaggttgttggcgctagaaatcggtcaaccggatcccagcgaccgacacacgacccgggagaatctgcttagctcctgttcgggtgaatgccctggtgcggttcgcgcggcgtgccagccaatctgacctgttgattggcaaggaagaacacgtgtcaggttcagaaactgcgatcggctaagtttccgatcgagagagcttatcggcgaatcggccgatttgctgtgataatgaaatcggctataagacagcacgatccctgtagccttgtagacagaaagatGCTAGAGTAGCCGGTACAAAGCTTGTggtaacagcactaggaaaagatctaatcggcaatgaatggatctaacgacagaaaataatgaaagccgatactaccgattcctagtgGGATAattgatgataaaaactaagaaaacaggtaaaaaacctatgaatctagttgatatcgataactagtgaataaatctaaacgaaacaacagcgatgcgccggaagttaaagcttagatattactcgataaacggaacttacagaatcggccggagatcaagatgatgcagccctgccaacccgtgcgaactcgtgaaaagaaaaagtaacagcaaagtcgcctgctcgaaagtaagtacgaagaagaaagtaacttgttgtattgattgattgttgtttttacagatttacaaaggtagctatttatagccccgtacagataacttcttaaccgactagaattctatctctaattcaaacagaaaacaaatatctacaagcacagtTCGTACTAGGTTagctaccccacgcttcgtgggctgacctccaccttatccttccatccctttccaagcccatacaggcccaattagtccatcctcctgatcggccgatttctcatcggcaaaggattgccgattgggagtctGGCGTATTCcccctgaagcgaagcaaaagctgcCAGCCGATTCCtcattatagcaccatttgaccgattcccaaccgcacttctccgatttcttttcttcttgacgccgattctactggtgacgaaatccggcgtcaacacatgccccccagtttcggagtaaaacacagtcttttacttcgaaattttttttataacctctcctccgaaacggccgtagtgaaaatatccttccgtttcgcggtctcccggctgatcattgcaatttttgaaacgggcgcccacgacagccactaccccgaaaaactcgaagcgccggcgcggtgaaaattccgtcTTTACCCTCTCTTCAGGCATCCTATAAATAGCGTttcaccgcagctcatcttcaagctcacgtctctttttccaacgcgcgcgcatccttcttccttaactctcccttgccatcgaagttCTCTAGTTCCAGTTCCTGTACTTCTTCCCCCTTCCCTccgatggcgactccttccggcagctccccCGCACGCAATGATCCAGAGATGGTTCCTCCGGTGGTggtagcgacggccgtcacCTCATCTGCAGATGAaagagcttcatcagaaatcccaatggcggtccccATCACGGCCCCGTCATCCACGtctgcatcggcgaccacaccgatcaCTCAGaattttatcccggaggtaaatactgAATCTTTCCCCTATCGGCaacgtatttatcttagatctactccttacattcttatgccccttttccttttttaggcggttagacatagaattactattcatctcacgggcagtcctggccttgtttgccttggccccatgggagacccagatccggtagatcttataaatttggaaaccgaccggatacctttcaaacgatccgatatgaacttagatcaatggggaagcactttcagatcttggccaaatgaaaccccaggttggagagaatggtaccaacgggtggccgcgtcgAGGAGTGTCTtgtgggacgagctcaaaatcggccaatgtatcaacctctccctgtctcaaatggagaagaacgagccgttagtgatggcggcttcctatttttggtctgacgcacttaatgcgttcttatttggacacggtcctatgacccccactctggcggatgtggtcctcttgaccggcctggataTATCTTCCCCtgacacacctttccacctcTT contains:
- the LOC101764391 gene encoding uncharacterized protein At5g39570, giving the protein MAGVFWGGGRADEVADFDEYDPTPYGGGYDIALTFAAAVVPAGTRGGSAHEEETHGSVGSGYGYGRKGHEDDDDDEQKAYRKPKPVYGDDGEHQAYRKPKPAYGDDDEHQAYRKPKPAAYDGDERPSYGRKKNGDDDDSDDDDKRKPRYKKYDDDDSDDDDKKKRYEKNNRRRHDYDD